In Ornithodoros turicata isolate Travis chromosome 1, ASM3712646v1, whole genome shotgun sequence, the DNA window AGCTTTGACTTTGACGGTTTTGAACAGGCTCCAACAACTCCCCATAAAGCCCATactttgagataattcacacaacactgggcacatgaccaatgagagtgcaaagTTGTAGAAactatgcaatgccagtcggccagtCAGAATCCTTAAGTATGGTTGACCtttcggccggttctggctaccttTGACTtttaccggatttcacgcccacctccgttacccgatattcgaAATAATTGAAGCTGCTTTTGGAtcaaagaaatatttatttgacacaaagcactgattcaaataTCTGATACATgtgtgcactgtgaatacaaagtctaCTGCGTCGTTGACACACTggaaccaagttcgaacttggatcttggatcttagccaccagctcgcttgctttttaaccattttatctgtatcattccccGATGCAAGCTTTGTTCcgtttgtcccttctgtgttatctggtttgagactttgtgttgtgtcgtctgtttttcgtctttttcccagtctcgggttttcgtcatggatcttagccaccagctcgcttgctttttaaccattttatctgtatcattccccGATGCAAGCTTTGTTCcgtttgtcccttctgtgttatctggtttgagactttgtgttgtgtcgtctgtttttcgtctttttcccagtctcgggttttcgtcatggatcttagccaccagctcgcttgctttttaaccattttatctgtatcattccccGATGCAACCTTTGTTCcgtttgtcccttctgtgttatctggtttgagactttgtgttgtgtcgtctgtttttcgtctttttcccagtctcgggttttcgtcatggatcttagccaccagctcgcttgctttttaaccattttatctgtatcattccccGATGCAAGCTTTGTTCcgtttgtcccttctgtgttatctggtttgagactttgtgttgtgtcgtctgtttttcgtctttttcccagtctcgggttttcgtcatggatcttagccaccagctcgcttgctttttaaccattttatctgtatcattccccGATGCAAGCTTTGTtccgtttgtcccttctatgttatctggtttgagactttgtgttgtgtcgtctgtttttcgtctttttcccagtctcgggttttcgtcatggatcttagccaccagctcgcttgctttttaaccattttatctgtatcattccccGATGCAAGCTTTGTTCcgtttgtcccttctgtgttatctggtttgagactttgtgttgtgtcgtctgtttttcgtctttttcccagtctcgggttttcgtcatggatcttagccaccagctcgcttgctttttaaccattttatctgtatcattccccGATGCAAGCTTTGTTCcgtttgtcccttctgtgttatcTGGTTTGAgactgtgttgtgtcgtctgtttttcgtctttttcccagtctcgggttttcgtcatggatcttagccaccagctcgcttgctttttaaccattttatctgtatcattccccGATGCAAGCTTTGTTCCGTTCGTCCCTTCTGTGTTATctggtttgagactttgtgttgtgtcgtctgtttttcgtctttttcccggtctcgggttttcgtcatggatcttagccaccagctcgcttgctttttaaccattttatctgtatcattccccGATGCAAGCTTTGTTCcgtttgtcccttctgtgttatctggtttgaggctttgtgttgtgtcgtctgtttttcgtctttttcccagtctcgggttttcgtcatggatcttagccaccagctcgcttgctttttaaccattttatctgtatcatcccCGATGCAAGCTTTGTTCcgtttgtcccttctgtgttatctggtttgagactttgtgttgtgtcgtctgtttttcgtctttttcccagtctcgggtttccgtcatggatcttagccaccagctcgcttgctttttaaccattttatctgtatcattccccGATGCAAGCTTTGTTCcgtttgtcccttctgtgttatctggtttgagactttgtgttgtgtcgtctgtttttcgtctttttcccagtctcgggttttcgtcatggatcttagccaccagctcgcttgctttttaaccattttatctgtatcattccccGATGCAAGCTTTGTTCcgtttgtcccttctgtgttatctggtttgagactttgtgttgtgtcgtctgtttttcgtctttttcccagtctcgggttttcgtcatggatcttagccaccagctcgcttgctttttaaccattttatctgtatcattccccGATGCAAGCTTTGTTCcgtttgtcccttctgtgttatctggtttgagactttgtgttgtgtcgtctgcttttcgtctttttcccagtctcgggttttcgtcatggatcttagccaccagctcgcttgctttttaaccattttatctgtatcattccccGATGCAAGCTTTGTTCcgtttgtcccttctgtgttatctggtttgagactttgtgttgtgtcgtctgtttttcgtctttttcccagtctcgggttttcgtcatggatcttagccaccagctcgcttgctttttaaccattttatctgtatcattccccGATGCAAGCTTTGTTCcgtttgtcccttctgtgttatctggtttgagactttgtgttgtgtcgtctgtttttcgtctttttcccagtctcgggttttcgtcatggatcttagccaccagctcgcttgctttttaaccattttatctgtatcattccccGATGCAAGCTTTGTTCCGTTTGTCCTTCTGTGTTATctggtttgagactttgtgttgtgtcgtctgtttttcgtctttttcccagtctcgggttttcgtcatggatcttagccaccagctcgcttgctttttaaccattttatctgtatcattccccGATGCAAGCTTTGTTCcgtttgtcccttctgtgttatctggtttgagactttgtgttgtgtcgtctgtttttcgtctttttcccagtctcgggttttcgtcatggatcttagccaccagctcgcttgctttttaaccattttatctgtatcattccccGATGCAAGCTTTGTTCcgtttgtcccttctgtgttatctggtttgagactttgtgttgtgtcgtctgtttttcgtctttttcccagtctcgggttttcgtcatggatcttagccaccagctcgcttgctttttaaccattttatctgtatcatcccCGATGCAAGCTTTGTTCcgtttgtcccttctgtgttatctggtttgagactttgtgttgtgtcgtctgtttttcgtctttttcccagtctcgggttttcgtcatggatcttagccaccagctcgcttgctttttaaccattttatctgtatcattccccGATGCAAGCTTTGTTCcgtttgtcccttctgtgttatctggtttgagactttgtgttgtgtcgtctgtttttcgtctttttcccagtctcgggttttcgtcatggatcttagccaccagctcgcttgctttttaaccattttatctgtatcattccccGATGCAAGCTTTGTTCCGTTTGTCCCGTCTGTGTTATctggtttgagactttgtgttgtgtcgtctgtttttcgtctttttcccagtctcgggttttcgtcatggatcttagccaccagctcgcttgctttttaaccattttatctgtatcattccccGATGCAAGCTTTGTTCCGTTGGTCCCTTCTGTGTTATctggtttgagactttgtgttgtgtcgtctgcttttcgtctttttcccagtctcgggttttcgtcatggatcttagccaccagctcgcttgctttttaaccattttatctgtatcattccccGATGCAAGCTTTGTTCcgtttgtcccttctgtgttatctggtttgagactttgtgttgtgtcgtctgtttttcgtctttttcccagtctcgggttttcgtcatggatcttagccaccagctcgcttgctttttaaccattttatctgtatcattccccGATGCAAGCTTTGTTCcgtttgtcccttctgtgttatctggtttgagactttgtgttgtgtcgtctgtttttcgtctttttcccagtctcgggttttcgtcatggatcttagccaccagctcgcttgctttttaaccattttatctgtatcattccccGATGCAAGCTTTGTTCcgtttgtcccttctgtgttatctggtttgagactttgtgttgtgtcgtctgtttttcgtctttttcccagtctcgggttttcgtcatggatcttagccaccagctcgcttgctttttaaccattttatctgtatcattccccGATGCAAGCTTTGTTCcgtttgtcccttctgtgttatctggtttgagactttgtgttgtgtcgtctgtttttcgtctttttcccagtctcgggttttcgtcatggatcttagccaccagctcgcttgctttttaaccattttatctgtatcattccccGATGCAAGCTTTGTTCcgtttgtcccttctgtgttatttggtttgagactttgtgttgtgtcgtctgtttttcgtctttttcccagtctcgggttttcgtcatggatcttagccaccagctcgcttgctttttaaccattttatctgtatcatcccCCGATGCAAGCTTTGTTCcgtttgtcccttctgtgttatctggtttgagactttgtgttgtgtcgtctgtttttcgtctttttcccagtctcgggttttcgtcatggatcttagccaccagctcgcttgctttttaaccattttatctgtatcattccccGATGCAAGCTTTGTTCcgtttgtcccttctgtgttatctggtttgagactttgtgttgtgtcgtctgtttttcgtctttttcccagtctcgggttttcgtcatggatcttagccaccagctcgcttgctttttaaccattttatctgtatcattccccGATGCAAGCTTTGTTCCGTTTGTCCCGTCTGTGTTATctggtttgagactttgtgttgtgtcgtctgtttttcgtctttttcccagtctcgggttttcgtcatggatcttagccaccagctcgcttgctttttaaccattttatctgtatcattccccGATGCAAGCTTTGTTCcgtttgtcccttctgtgttatctggtttgagactttgtgttgtgtcgtctgcttttcgtctttttcccagtctcgggttttcgtcatggatcttagccaccagctcgcttgctttttaagcattttatctgtatcattccccGATGCAAGCTTTGTTCcgtttgtcccttctgtgttatctggtttgagactttgtgttgtgtcgtctgtttttcgtctttttcccagtctcgggttttcgtcatggatcttagccaccagctcgcttgctttttaaccattttatctgtatcattccccGATGCAAGCTTTGTTCcgtttgtcccttctgtgttatctggtttgagactttgtgttgtgtcgtctgtttttcgtctttttcccagtctcgggttttcgtcatggatcttagccaccagctcgcttgctttttaaccattttatctgtatcattccccGATGCAAGCTTTGTTCcgtttgtcccttctgtgttatctggtttgagactttgtgttgtgtcgtctgtttttcgtctttttcccagtctcgggttttcgtcatggatcttagccaccagctcgcttgctttttaaccattttatctgtatcattccccGATGCAAGCTTTGTTCcgtttgtcccttctgtgttatctggtttgagactttgtgttgtgtcgtctgtttttcgtctttttcccagtctcgggttttcgtcatggatcttagccaccagctcgcttgctttttaaccattttatctgtatcattccccGATGCAAGCTTTGTTCcgtttgtcccttctgtgttatctggtttgagactttgtgttgtgtcgtctgtttttcgtctttttcccagtctcgggttttcgtcatggatcttagccaccagctcgcttgctttttaaccattttatctctATCATTCCCCGATGCAAGCTTTGTTCcgtttgtcccttctgtgttgtctggtttgagactttgtgttgtgtcgtctgtttttcgtctttttcccagtctcgggttttcgtcatggatcttagccaccagctcgcttgctttttaaccattttatctgagGTTACATGCTTGCTGAGGTTAGCTGACCGCAGTTGGAGAAGGTAGTCTTTCGACCATAGCTTCCAGTAATTGTTTAGCAGACCTTCTTTAGCCTGCTGAATCTGCGAGGGGGAGACGTTGACGTCAACTGAATAGAGAAACTGCATTGAGGGCAAGGCGGTAAGCCGTCTCCCGATCAGGAAGTGTGAAGGAGAAAGGGCTTGTGTGTCGTTAGGGTCTTCTGTGAGCGAAGTAAGAGGTCTCGAATTCACAATGGCTTCGACCTCCGTCAACACAGCTCCTGGAAGTCGAGTTCGCACCGACCTAGCGACCTGCGCAGTGATTCTTTGACGGAGCGCACCATGCGCTCCCAAAAGCCTCCCCACCATGGTGCTTGTTCTGCTATGAACTCCCATGTGCTCCGTGTTTGGGTGGCATATTCTTTCACTGCTTGAAATTGAGCGGAAATCATAGGAGGAAGTTCTCGGGAAGCCTTCTTGTATGTTAGAAAGTTGTCGGAATAGATTTTCTTTGGTATACCCCTGCGAGCCACAAATCGCTTAAACGCCATGAGGAAGGTGCCGAAGGCTTGGTCCGTTACCAACTCTATATGAATGGCTCGTGTTGCTGTGCAAGTGAAGAGTGTCACGTACGACTTTGAATATCCGTGCGCTGTTTTGTAATACAGTGGACCTGCAAAGTGTACCCCGACCACGTCAAACGGAAATTGCTGTGAAACTCGATCCTTCGGTAGGGGCGCCTCTTGCTCGGTGCATGAATGTGTTCGGAGACGTCGGCAAAAGTAGCAGTGGTGCAGGGCGTACTTGACAGATTGCCTTCCTCTGATCACCCAGTAATCCTCCCGTAGCTGATGTAGCGTCTCCTGAACCCCGGCGTGGGTCATCCTTTCGTGTTCGCGAAGAACCATGAGGCGGGTGAACCAGGCTTCCGAAGCAGGCGGTAGTAGGATTGGGTGCTTAGTCGCTGCTGGTTGTTCGGAATGCTGGAGACGCCCGTAAAGCCGGAGAATGCCGTCGTCATCTTTGTACCAACGGAAATTCTGAAGATGCGTGGACTTCTTGTCCAGGAACTTTGCTTGTGTCATCCTGATCCAGTACTGCTCGGAATTTTTCAACTCCTGTGTTGTGAGCGGGCCAGTCTGCTTCCGACCCCTTgagttctgtacgtagcgcagCACCCACGCCGTTACTCGACAAAGTCGGTTCGCTCTACTGTACCGCTCTGGCGACATGAGGGTTTGAGCCGCCGCAATCGCCACCGAGGAAACACGTTGAGGGACCACTTCGTCCTTTCCATCAGGACAAGTGGGTTCTGGTATGAGTGAACTTGGCCAATTTTCCGCACGTGCCAACCACGTAGGGCCGTGCCACCACAAGACGCTGCCCTGAAGCTGATGCCCCTTGACACCTCGAGTGAGTAGGTCAGCAGGATTCTCCTCACCGGGACAGTGTCGCCAACATTCAGTAGAAGTGATGCTTTGAATTTCTTGGACGCGGTTCGCAACGAAGGTCTTCCACCGTGTTACTGGCCCTCTTA includes these proteins:
- the LOC135389805 gene encoding uncharacterized protein LOC135389805, which encodes MTQAKFLDKKSTHLQNFRWYKDDDGILRLYGRLQHSEQPAATKHPILLPPASEAWFTRLMVLREHERMTHAGVQETLHQLREDYWVIRGRQSVKYALHHCYFCRRLRTHSCTEQEAPLPKDRVSQQFPFDVVGVHFAGPLYYKTAHGYSKSYVTLFTCTATRAIHIELVTDQAFGTFLMAFKRFVARRGIPKKIYSDNFLTYKKASRELPPMISAQFQAVKEYATQTRSTWEFIAEQAPWWGGFWERMVRSVKESLRRSLGRCELDFQELC